From Actinoplanes oblitus, a single genomic window includes:
- a CDS encoding discoidin domain-containing protein produces the protein MRRSRWRSGAIVGVTAAVVAGYAAITMTGASAAETLLSQGKPATASSTEAAGAYLASEAVDGNTGSRWSSAFSDPQWLQVDLGSSQSISRVELNWETAAAKAFQIQVSDNASSWTSIYSTTTSTGGNQNLSVSGTGRYVRMYGTQRTTGYGYSLWEFKVYGGGTTTPTSPTPSTTPSGPALPGGGSLGAQVTVFDPSMSSATIQAQADAIFKQQETNQFGTQRNLLAFKPGTYNGLNIQVGFNTSVIGLGQNPQEVRINGDITVDAGWMAGNATQNFWRSVENISLYPVSGADRWAVSQAAPFRRMDVHGDLNLAPNGYGWASGGYIADTRISGVEGQYSQQQWFTRNSQIGSNSNAVWNQTFVGVQGAPANSFPNPPYTTIGSTPVIREKPYLYLNGSDYAVFVPSLSTNSSGVSWANGNTPGTSIPLSQFYVAKPGDSAATINQALAQGLNLIFQPGVYHVNQTINVTRANTVVMGLGYATIIPDGGVTPMQVADVDGVKVAGLLFDAGTTNSANLLVIGPNGSSANHAANPTTVQDVFFRIGGSIAGKATNSLLVNSNNTIIDHIWAWRADHGNAGTYGWTINTADSGLIVNGQNVTAYGLFVEHYQKYEVVWNGNGGKTFFLQNEQPYDPPSQSAWRSGANGYAAYKVADSVTSHEAWGLGSYCYFNVDPSIHSNSGFEVPVNSGVKLHDLLTVSLGGNGVIDHVVNNTGAAAQGTATVPVYLNSFN, from the coding sequence ATGAGACGCTCCCGCTGGCGGAGCGGCGCGATCGTTGGCGTGACAGCCGCGGTCGTCGCCGGTTATGCCGCCATCACCATGACCGGAGCCTCGGCCGCCGAGACGCTGCTGTCGCAGGGCAAGCCCGCGACCGCCTCGTCCACCGAGGCGGCCGGCGCCTACCTCGCCTCGGAAGCCGTCGACGGCAACACCGGCAGCCGCTGGTCGTCCGCCTTCTCCGACCCGCAGTGGCTCCAGGTGGACCTGGGCAGCTCGCAGTCGATCAGCCGAGTCGAGCTGAACTGGGAGACAGCGGCCGCCAAGGCGTTCCAGATCCAGGTCTCGGACAACGCGTCCAGCTGGACGTCGATCTACTCGACCACCACGTCGACCGGTGGCAACCAGAACCTCAGCGTCAGCGGCACCGGCCGCTACGTGCGGATGTACGGCACCCAGCGGACCACCGGCTACGGCTACTCGCTCTGGGAGTTCAAGGTGTACGGCGGCGGGACCACCACGCCGACCTCGCCGACCCCGTCGACGACGCCGTCCGGCCCGGCCCTGCCCGGCGGCGGCAGCCTCGGTGCCCAGGTCACCGTCTTCGACCCGAGCATGTCGAGCGCGACCATCCAGGCGCAGGCCGACGCGATCTTCAAGCAGCAGGAGACCAACCAGTTCGGCACCCAGCGCAACCTGCTGGCGTTCAAGCCGGGCACCTACAACGGCCTGAACATCCAGGTCGGGTTCAACACCTCGGTAATCGGTCTCGGTCAGAACCCGCAGGAGGTGCGGATCAACGGGGACATCACCGTCGACGCCGGCTGGATGGCCGGCAACGCCACCCAGAACTTCTGGCGGTCGGTGGAGAACATCTCGCTGTACCCGGTCTCCGGCGCCGACCGCTGGGCGGTCTCACAGGCGGCCCCGTTCCGCCGGATGGACGTGCACGGTGACCTGAACCTGGCGCCGAACGGTTACGGCTGGGCGTCCGGCGGCTACATCGCCGACACCCGGATCAGCGGGGTCGAGGGGCAGTACTCGCAGCAGCAGTGGTTCACCCGCAACAGCCAGATCGGCTCGAACTCCAACGCGGTGTGGAACCAGACCTTCGTCGGCGTGCAGGGCGCTCCGGCGAACAGCTTCCCGAATCCGCCGTACACCACCATCGGCAGCACCCCGGTGATCCGGGAGAAGCCGTACCTGTACCTCAACGGCAGCGACTACGCGGTCTTCGTGCCCAGCCTGTCGACCAACTCGTCCGGTGTCAGCTGGGCGAACGGCAACACCCCGGGCACCAGCATCCCGCTCTCGCAGTTCTACGTGGCCAAGCCGGGCGACAGCGCGGCGACGATCAACCAGGCGCTGGCACAGGGCCTCAACCTGATCTTCCAGCCGGGCGTCTACCACGTGAACCAGACGATCAACGTGACCCGGGCGAACACCGTGGTCATGGGTCTCGGCTACGCGACGATCATCCCGGACGGTGGCGTCACCCCGATGCAGGTGGCCGATGTGGACGGCGTGAAGGTGGCCGGCCTGCTCTTCGACGCGGGCACCACCAACTCGGCGAACCTGCTCGTGATCGGCCCGAACGGCTCGTCGGCGAACCACGCGGCGAACCCGACCACCGTGCAGGACGTGTTCTTCCGGATCGGCGGCTCGATCGCCGGCAAGGCCACCAACAGCCTGCTGGTGAACAGCAACAACACGATCATCGACCACATCTGGGCGTGGCGGGCCGACCACGGCAACGCCGGCACCTACGGCTGGACGATCAACACGGCCGACAGCGGGCTGATCGTGAACGGTCAGAACGTGACAGCGTACGGCCTGTTCGTCGAGCACTACCAGAAATACGAGGTGGTGTGGAACGGCAACGGCGGCAAGACCTTCTTCCTGCAGAACGAGCAGCCGTACGACCCGCCGTCGCAGTCGGCCTGGCGCAGCGGCGCCAACGGGTACGCGGCGTACAAGGTGGCCGACTCGGTGACCAGCCACGAGGCGTGGGGGCTGGGCAGCTACTGCTACTTCAACGTGGACCCGAGCATCCACTCCAACAGCGGCTTCGAGGTGCCGGTGAACTCCGGCGTCAAGCTGCACGACCTGCTGACCGTGTCGCTCGGCGGCAACGGCGTGATCGACCACGTCGTCAACAACACCGGCGCCGCGGCGCAGGGCACCGCGACCGTCCCGGTCTACCTGAACAGCTTCAACTGA
- a CDS encoding RNA polymerase sigma factor SigF, with the protein MTVMETSTSTTVAPSTAASAESPVDSAAELLNAMAAMPAGHPSRAALRDQAIEAWQPLARHLANRYSGRGEPTDDLVQTAMVGLIKAVDKFDPERGVDFAGYAIPTIIGEIKRHFRDRTWSVRVPRRLQELRLAITEANSTLTHSLGRSPTVPDIAAHLGISEEEVLEGLEGARAYNATSLSTPISADGSTELGDTLGGEDYEYELAETRVALGPALATLDEREQRILTLRFYGNLTQSQIADQIGISQMHVSRLLTKALAKLRNQLAADTI; encoded by the coding sequence ATGACCGTCATGGAGACTTCGACTTCGACGACCGTCGCACCGTCGACGGCTGCCAGCGCCGAAAGCCCCGTGGACAGCGCTGCGGAACTGCTCAACGCGATGGCCGCGATGCCGGCCGGGCACCCGTCCCGGGCCGCCCTGCGGGATCAGGCGATCGAGGCTTGGCAGCCTCTCGCCCGTCACCTCGCCAACCGTTACTCCGGTCGCGGTGAGCCCACCGACGACCTGGTGCAGACCGCCATGGTCGGCCTGATCAAGGCGGTCGACAAGTTCGACCCCGAGCGCGGCGTCGACTTCGCCGGCTACGCGATCCCCACCATCATCGGTGAGATCAAGCGGCACTTCCGCGACCGCACCTGGTCGGTGCGGGTTCCGCGCCGGCTGCAGGAGCTGCGCCTGGCGATCACCGAGGCGAACAGCACGCTCACCCACTCCCTCGGCCGCTCGCCGACGGTCCCGGACATCGCGGCCCACCTGGGCATCAGCGAGGAGGAGGTGCTGGAGGGCCTGGAGGGCGCCCGCGCCTACAACGCCACCTCGCTCTCCACCCCGATCAGCGCCGACGGCAGCACCGAGCTGGGTGACACCCTCGGCGGCGAGGACTACGAGTACGAGCTGGCCGAGACCCGCGTCGCGCTGGGCCCGGCGCTGGCCACCCTGGACGAGCGGGAGCAGCGGATCCTGACGCTGCGCTTCTACGGCAACCTGACCCAGTCGCAGATCGCCGACCAGATCGGCATCTCCCAGATGCACGTCTCTCGGTTGCTCACCAAGGCGCTCGCCAAGCTGCGCAACCAGCTGGCCGCCGACACGATCTGA
- a CDS encoding NHL repeat-containing protein: MRLRDLTIVLLAVVLPLTAAPAAAEIAAPPAPPAPPAVRAAPATRPLGPALPPTPLLRAAPTFNGSVYAIAHRGTAVYVGGEFTSATSAGRTYPRKRLAAYDARTGALLSWAPPADGTVRALAGTLDGIYAAGFFHTVAGRRRDAVARLSPGAGRLAPFAHQVDGTPYALAVANGRLYLAGSFTGVDGEPRANLAAFSLATGRLDETWQPAADDRVHTLAASGDRIYLGGGFHTVDGMRGTLRLAVADGRTGAIDPWFQPHPVAEVTAIAVDGAGVYAATGGQGGRAVAYAFDGRMRWQRVFDGDATAIAAAAGVTYVGGHFDRACRTPRNGPQGACLDGALPRVKLAAITPDGRLTDWNPPANGVIGVRAVATGATPPTLEAGGDFTTIDGRPQPHFVAFTRS, translated from the coding sequence GTGCGCCTGCGTGATCTGACGATCGTCCTGCTCGCCGTGGTTCTGCCGCTGACCGCGGCGCCGGCGGCAGCGGAGATCGCCGCTCCGCCCGCTCCGCCCGCTCCGCCCGCCGTCCGTGCCGCCCCGGCCACTCGGCCGCTCGGCCCCGCGCTGCCGCCCACGCCGCTGCTCCGGGCCGCGCCCACGTTCAACGGCAGCGTCTACGCCATCGCCCACCGCGGCACGGCGGTCTACGTCGGGGGCGAGTTCACCAGCGCCACCTCCGCCGGGCGGACCTATCCGCGGAAACGGCTGGCCGCCTACGACGCGCGCACCGGAGCACTGCTGAGCTGGGCGCCACCCGCCGACGGCACGGTACGCGCGCTGGCCGGCACCCTGGACGGGATCTACGCGGCCGGGTTCTTCCACACCGTCGCCGGCCGGCGGCGTGACGCTGTCGCCCGGCTCAGCCCGGGCGCCGGCCGGCTCGCCCCGTTCGCCCATCAGGTGGACGGGACGCCGTACGCGCTGGCCGTCGCGAACGGCCGCCTCTACCTGGCCGGCAGCTTCACCGGCGTGGACGGCGAACCGCGCGCCAACCTGGCCGCGTTCTCCCTGGCCACCGGCCGTCTCGACGAGACCTGGCAGCCGGCCGCCGACGATCGGGTGCACACCCTCGCGGCCAGCGGCGACCGGATCTATCTCGGCGGCGGGTTCCACACTGTGGACGGTATGCGCGGCACCCTGCGACTCGCGGTGGCCGACGGGCGTACCGGGGCGATCGACCCCTGGTTCCAGCCGCACCCGGTGGCCGAGGTGACAGCGATAGCCGTGGACGGCGCCGGCGTCTACGCGGCCACCGGCGGGCAGGGCGGCCGGGCCGTCGCCTACGCCTTCGACGGCAGGATGCGCTGGCAGCGGGTCTTCGACGGGGACGCCACAGCGATCGCCGCGGCCGCCGGGGTGACCTATGTGGGCGGTCACTTCGACAGGGCCTGCCGCACCCCGCGCAACGGCCCGCAGGGCGCCTGCCTGGACGGCGCCCTGCCTCGAGTCAAGCTCGCCGCGATCACCCCGGACGGCCGGCTCACCGACTGGAACCCGCCGGCCAACGGCGTGATCGGAGTCCGTGCCGTGGCGACCGGGGCCACCCCGCCCACCCTGGAGGCGGGCGGCGACTTCACCACGATCGACGGCCGCCCGCAGCCCCACTTCGTCGCCTTCACGCGGTCCTAG
- a CDS encoding DedA family protein, protein MPPSAELPGFLHSVAPILDRWGYLALAAVMVVESFGVPAPGQTIMVAASIYSSTGRMNIYVVALVSFVTAVVGDNIGYWIGLRGGRKVVHRWGKYIFVTPERLEKAERFFARRGNRIIVVARFIDGLRQLNGVIAGITKMPWKTFLLYNAIGAALWVGWWTTISYLLGANLVTIIDHAHRYKWPAIALVVLAVATYVALHVRHIRRRRARASAAAPAEENPA, encoded by the coding sequence ATGCCACCTTCAGCCGAGCTTCCCGGGTTCCTGCACAGCGTCGCCCCGATCCTGGACCGCTGGGGATACCTGGCTCTCGCCGCGGTGATGGTCGTGGAGAGCTTCGGGGTGCCCGCCCCCGGCCAGACGATCATGGTGGCCGCCTCGATCTACTCGAGCACCGGCCGGATGAACATCTACGTGGTGGCGCTCGTCAGCTTCGTCACCGCGGTGGTCGGCGACAACATCGGGTACTGGATCGGCCTGCGTGGCGGTCGCAAGGTGGTGCACCGCTGGGGCAAGTACATCTTCGTCACCCCGGAGCGGCTGGAGAAGGCCGAGCGGTTCTTCGCCCGGCGCGGCAACCGGATCATCGTGGTGGCCCGGTTTATCGACGGGTTGCGGCAGCTGAACGGCGTGATCGCCGGGATCACCAAGATGCCATGGAAGACGTTCCTGCTCTACAACGCGATCGGCGCGGCGCTCTGGGTCGGCTGGTGGACCACCATCTCCTACCTGCTCGGCGCGAACCTGGTGACGATCATCGACCACGCGCATCGGTACAAGTGGCCGGCCATCGCGCTGGTGGTGCTCGCCGTCGCGACCTATGTGGCGCTGCACGTGCGGCACATCCGCCGCCGCCGGGCCCGCGCCTCGGCCGCCGCGCCGGCCGAGGAGAACCCGGCGTAG
- a CDS encoding alkaline phosphatase family protein codes for MAVFAWRRVLGRARAVLRSALITFVVVTVTLWLMPGVAGADILDTLSLVVLVAVVGAVLRPLLLLGVTALGGWGAMLFGVVAQVAVMVVALDLDPANRISGLPTLVIAAILAVVFAALLDWMVDAGSDDTFVRESRRLMRGVRRRAARRAGGPLFTIRRPRPGTEPGLLVVQLDGVAEPVLRWAIRAGNLPVLGHWLRSGSHTLRRWHTGLPSTTPASQAGILHGASRQIPAFRWFEKESGKVLVANRPRDAAVIERRLSDGRGLLRDGGVSIGNAFGGDAATNLLTVSHAALPGRSARGWAAFMASPYGFTRALVLGVAEVVTELHQARLQRRRNLLPRVSRSGAYLALRPAAMLLRDVNASLVAEQMARGVPVIYCDLVDYDEVAHHAGPARPESMRQLESLDRVLGVLERLSPEAARRYHLVVLSDHGQSQGATFRQRHGETLDQVVQRLTAETAAAPREPAEEQGKREPDPSPAAAPLLVLSSGNLSLVYLTRCPHRVLRAEIERTYPRLIAGLAAHPGIGLVVVGDEQGPIAFGPGGSHRLRDGEVSGKDPLLPYGPQARADLLRHQEAAHVGDLVVISSVDPETEEVAAFEELVGSHGGLGGWQTDAMLVHPAAWTVTADLDGPDAVHRQLVEWLELLGLREAARPAVGAGEPIHVEDLDRNRSPRLSPTREG; via the coding sequence GTGGCCGTATTCGCTTGGCGCCGAGTCCTGGGCCGGGCGCGCGCCGTGCTCCGCAGCGCGCTCATCACCTTCGTGGTGGTGACCGTGACGCTGTGGCTCATGCCCGGCGTGGCCGGCGCCGACATCCTGGACACGCTGAGCCTGGTGGTGCTGGTCGCGGTGGTCGGCGCGGTGCTGCGGCCGCTGCTGCTGCTCGGCGTCACCGCGCTGGGCGGCTGGGGCGCCATGCTGTTCGGCGTGGTCGCCCAGGTCGCGGTCATGGTGGTGGCCCTCGACCTGGATCCGGCGAACCGGATCAGCGGCCTGCCCACCCTGGTCATCGCGGCGATCCTGGCGGTGGTCTTCGCCGCCCTGCTGGACTGGATGGTCGACGCCGGCAGCGACGACACGTTCGTCCGGGAGTCGCGGCGGCTGATGCGCGGCGTCCGGCGCCGGGCCGCCAGGCGTGCCGGCGGGCCGCTGTTCACCATCCGCCGGCCGCGTCCCGGCACCGAGCCGGGCCTGCTCGTGGTGCAGCTCGACGGGGTGGCCGAGCCGGTGCTGCGCTGGGCGATCCGGGCCGGCAACCTGCCGGTCCTCGGGCACTGGCTGCGCTCCGGCAGCCACACCCTGCGCCGCTGGCACACCGGGCTGCCGTCCACCACCCCGGCGTCGCAGGCCGGCATCCTGCACGGCGCGTCCCGGCAGATCCCGGCGTTCCGCTGGTTCGAGAAGGAGTCCGGCAAGGTGCTGGTCGCCAACCGGCCCCGGGACGCCGCGGTGATCGAGCGCCGGCTCAGCGACGGCCGCGGCCTGCTCCGCGACGGCGGCGTGAGCATCGGCAACGCGTTCGGCGGGGACGCCGCCACCAACCTGCTGACGGTCAGCCACGCGGCGCTGCCCGGCCGGTCGGCGCGCGGCTGGGCGGCGTTCATGGCCTCGCCCTACGGTTTCACCCGCGCCCTGGTGCTCGGCGTCGCCGAGGTCGTCACCGAGCTGCACCAGGCCCGGCTGCAGCGCCGGCGCAACCTGCTGCCCCGGGTCAGCCGCTCCGGCGCCTACCTGGCGCTGCGCCCGGCCGCCATGCTGCTGCGCGACGTGAACGCGTCGCTGGTCGCCGAGCAGATGGCCCGCGGCGTCCCGGTGATCTACTGCGACCTGGTCGACTACGACGAGGTGGCGCACCACGCCGGCCCGGCCCGGCCGGAGTCGATGCGGCAACTGGAGAGCCTGGACCGGGTGCTCGGCGTGCTGGAGCGGCTGTCGCCCGAGGCGGCCCGGCGCTACCACCTGGTGGTGCTCTCCGACCACGGGCAGAGCCAGGGCGCCACGTTCCGGCAGCGGCACGGCGAGACCCTCGACCAGGTGGTGCAGCGGCTCACCGCCGAGACCGCTGCCGCACCCCGGGAACCGGCCGAGGAACAGGGCAAACGGGAACCGGACCCGAGCCCGGCGGCGGCCCCGCTGCTGGTCCTGTCGTCCGGGAACCTGTCGCTGGTCTATCTGACCCGCTGCCCGCACCGGGTGCTGCGCGCCGAGATCGAGCGGACCTACCCGCGGCTGATCGCCGGGCTGGCCGCCCATCCGGGGATCGGCCTGGTGGTGGTCGGTGACGAGCAGGGGCCGATCGCTTTCGGTCCGGGTGGCAGCCATCGGCTGCGGGACGGCGAGGTGTCCGGGAAGGACCCACTGCTTCCGTACGGCCCGCAGGCGCGCGCCGACCTGCTGCGTCACCAGGAGGCAGCACATGTCGGCGACCTGGTGGTGATCAGCTCGGTGGATCCGGAGACCGAGGAGGTCGCCGCCTTCGAGGAGCTGGTCGGCTCGCACGGCGGCCTGGGCGGCTGGCAGACCGACGCGATGCTGGTGCACCCGGCGGCCTGGACGGTGACCGCCGACCTGGACGGACCGGACGCGGTGCACCGCCAGTTGGTCGAGTGGCTGGAGTTGCTCGGCCTGCGGGAGGCGGCCCGGCCCGCGGTCGGCGCCGGCGAGCCGATCCACGTCGAGGACCTGGACCGCAACCGGTCACCGCGACTTTCCCCGACCCGGGAGGGTTAG
- a CDS encoding glycoside hydrolase family 18 protein — protein MRAFLALTLLFLAACSAPARPAPRAPDGPVVAGYFTEWGVYGRGFRVSDVQAARLTHLLYAFGKVDQGRCAVGDAWAAYQKPVTAANSVDGAADAADAPLRGNFGQLRKLKAAHPGLKILWSFGGWTGSAGFTAAAADPAAFAKSCHDLVTDSRWAGLFDGIDVDWEYPNACGQTCDTSGRESLARVLGGLRAAFGPDRLVTAAVPGDLRKLAATDYSAAAAQADWLGAMTYDYFGAGGADARTAPHSALTDYPGIPRAGASTEATVSRLLGQGVPAAKLLFGVGFYGRGWTGVHSPAPGTAATGPAPGKYEKGMEDYKVLASRCPPTGTVGGTAYARCGTQWWSYDTPETIRGKVAFARSRALGGVFAWELSGDTPDGALLTALAG, from the coding sequence GTGCGTGCCTTCCTCGCTCTGACTCTCCTGTTCCTGGCCGCCTGCTCGGCCCCGGCCCGCCCGGCGCCCCGGGCACCTGACGGGCCGGTGGTGGCCGGGTACTTCACCGAGTGGGGCGTCTACGGGCGCGGCTTCCGGGTGTCCGACGTCCAGGCCGCGCGGCTCACCCATCTGCTGTACGCGTTCGGCAAGGTGGATCAGGGCCGCTGCGCGGTGGGTGACGCGTGGGCGGCGTACCAGAAACCGGTGACCGCGGCGAACAGCGTGGACGGGGCCGCCGACGCCGCCGACGCCCCGTTGCGCGGGAACTTCGGGCAGCTGCGGAAGCTGAAGGCGGCCCACCCCGGGCTCAAGATCCTCTGGTCGTTCGGCGGCTGGACCGGGTCGGCCGGGTTCACCGCGGCGGCCGCCGACCCGGCGGCGTTCGCGAAGTCCTGCCACGACCTGGTCACCGATTCGCGCTGGGCCGGGCTGTTCGACGGCATCGACGTGGACTGGGAGTACCCGAACGCGTGCGGCCAGACCTGCGACACCAGTGGGCGGGAGTCCCTGGCCAGGGTGCTCGGCGGGCTGCGCGCCGCCTTCGGCCCGGACCGGCTGGTCACCGCGGCGGTGCCGGGTGACCTGCGAAAGCTCGCGGCCACCGACTACTCCGCGGCGGCGGCGCAGGCGGACTGGCTGGGCGCGATGACCTACGACTACTTCGGGGCCGGCGGTGCCGACGCCCGGACCGCGCCGCACTCCGCGCTGACCGATTACCCGGGCATCCCGCGGGCCGGGGCGAGCACCGAGGCGACGGTGTCCCGGCTGCTGGGGCAGGGGGTGCCGGCCGCCAAGCTGCTGTTCGGGGTCGGCTTCTACGGGCGGGGCTGGACCGGTGTGCACAGCCCGGCGCCGGGCACGGCGGCGACCGGGCCGGCACCCGGCAAGTACGAGAAGGGCATGGAGGACTACAAGGTGCTGGCCTCCCGGTGCCCGCCGACCGGCACGGTGGGTGGGACGGCGTACGCCAGGTGCGGGACGCAGTGGTGGTCGTACGACACCCCGGAGACCATCCGCGGCAAGGTGGCCTTCGCCCGGAGCCGGGCGCTGGGCGGTGTCTTCGCCTGGGAACTGTCCGGCGACACCCCGGACGGCGCGCTGCTCACCGCCCTGGCCGGTTAG
- a CDS encoding SDR family NAD(P)-dependent oxidoreductase, which yields MRRFTFAGRTCVITGAAGGIGAALALDLAKRRAVLVLVDRDAEGLARVAAMARELGGADVSTYVIDLADGEDRGDLAAEVASRLGGADLLINNAGVTLSGTFEQNALADVEWLLEINLHAVIRMTKAFLPQLLARPGSHLVNVSSLFGLIAPPGQVAYATSKYAVRGFTEALRHEVEPRGVGVTVVHPGGVRTNIALNARLSGSDPAGVQAAENRRFHETALTLPPEEAARQIVAAIQSRRPRLVITKAARAADLLARVLPAHYWTISEAVARRRKLT from the coding sequence GTGCGACGGTTCACCTTCGCGGGGCGTACCTGTGTGATCACCGGAGCGGCCGGTGGGATCGGTGCCGCGCTCGCACTCGACCTGGCGAAACGGCGGGCGGTGCTGGTGCTGGTCGATCGGGATGCCGAAGGGCTGGCGCGGGTCGCGGCGATGGCGCGCGAGCTGGGCGGGGCGGACGTCTCGACGTACGTCATCGATCTGGCCGACGGCGAGGACCGCGGTGATCTGGCCGCCGAGGTCGCGTCCCGGCTCGGCGGGGCCGACCTGCTGATCAACAACGCCGGGGTGACGTTGTCCGGCACGTTCGAGCAGAACGCGCTCGCCGACGTCGAGTGGCTGCTGGAGATCAACCTGCACGCGGTCATCCGGATGACCAAGGCGTTCCTGCCGCAGCTGCTCGCCCGCCCCGGCTCCCACCTGGTGAACGTGTCAAGCCTGTTCGGCCTGATCGCCCCGCCCGGCCAGGTGGCGTACGCGACGAGCAAGTACGCGGTGCGCGGGTTCACCGAGGCGCTGCGGCACGAGGTGGAGCCGCGCGGGGTCGGGGTGACGGTGGTGCACCCGGGCGGGGTGCGCACCAACATCGCGCTGAACGCCCGGCTCAGCGGTAGCGACCCGGCCGGCGTGCAGGCGGCGGAGAACCGGCGGTTCCACGAGACCGCGCTGACCCTACCCCCGGAGGAGGCGGCCCGGCAGATCGTGGCCGCCATCCAGTCCCGCCGTCCGCGCCTGGTGATCACCAAGGCGGCGCGGGCCGCCGACCTGCTGGCCCGGGTGCTGCCCGCCCACTACTGGACGATCAGCGAGGCCGTCGCCCGCCGGCGCAAGCTCACCTGA
- a CDS encoding glycine hydroxymethyltransferase: MSEASAVELNAESVAFRSALEVVRSVEPRIADAIAKELTDQRESLKLIASENYASPAVLLAMGNWMSDKYAEGTIGRRFYAGCQNVDTVESIAVEHAKALFGAPYAYVQPHSGIDANLVAYWAILADRVEVPYLKKFEKRQINDLTDAEWAELRQAFGNQRLLGMSLDAGGHLTHGFRPNISGKMFDQRSYGVDPATGQIDYAALLETAKEFKPAVIVGGYSAYPRKVNFAKMREIADAVGATFMVDMAHFAGLVAGGVFTGDYNPIPHAHIVTTTTHKSLRGPRGGAVFCQPELSSQVDRGCPMVLGGPLPHVMAAKAIAFAEARRPEFASYAQQIVTNSQALAEGLRKRGVQLVSGGTDNHLVLIDVHPFGLTGRQAEQALLDSGIVTNRNAIPSDPNGAWYTSGIRVGTPALTSRGLGVAEMDQIAELIHTVLAGTTPDPSSKAKFTLDPALSEGVSKQASDLLAPFPLYPSVSLG, encoded by the coding sequence ATGTCTGAAGCAAGCGCTGTTGAGCTCAACGCCGAATCGGTCGCTTTCCGATCCGCCCTCGAGGTGGTGCGGTCCGTCGAGCCGCGCATCGCCGACGCGATCGCCAAGGAGCTGACGGATCAGCGGGAGTCGCTGAAGCTGATCGCCAGTGAGAACTACGCCTCGCCGGCTGTTCTGCTCGCCATGGGTAACTGGATGTCCGACAAGTACGCCGAGGGCACCATCGGCCGCCGCTTCTACGCCGGCTGCCAGAACGTGGACACCGTCGAGTCGATTGCCGTCGAGCACGCGAAGGCCCTGTTCGGGGCTCCGTACGCGTACGTCCAGCCGCACTCCGGCATCGACGCGAACCTGGTGGCGTACTGGGCGATCCTGGCCGACCGGGTCGAGGTGCCGTACCTGAAGAAGTTCGAGAAGCGGCAGATCAACGACCTGACCGACGCCGAGTGGGCGGAGCTGCGCCAGGCCTTCGGCAACCAGCGTCTGCTGGGCATGTCGCTGGACGCCGGTGGTCACCTCACCCATGGGTTCCGGCCGAACATCTCCGGCAAGATGTTCGACCAGCGCTCCTACGGCGTGGACCCGGCGACCGGCCAGATCGACTACGCCGCGCTGCTGGAGACCGCCAAGGAGTTCAAGCCGGCGGTGATCGTCGGTGGCTACTCGGCGTACCCGCGCAAGGTGAACTTCGCCAAGATGCGGGAGATCGCCGACGCGGTCGGCGCGACGTTCATGGTCGACATGGCGCACTTCGCCGGTCTGGTCGCCGGTGGTGTGTTCACCGGGGACTACAACCCGATCCCGCACGCGCACATCGTCACCACCACCACCCACAAGAGCCTGCGTGGCCCGCGCGGTGGTGCGGTGTTCTGCCAGCCGGAGCTGTCGTCGCAGGTCGACCGCGGCTGCCCGATGGTGCTCGGTGGCCCGCTGCCGCACGTGATGGCCGCCAAGGCGATCGCGTTCGCCGAGGCCCGCCGGCCGGAGTTCGCGTCCTACGCCCAGCAGATCGTCACCAACAGCCAGGCGCTCGCCGAGGGGCTGCGCAAGCGGGGCGTGCAGCTGGTCTCCGGTGGCACCGACAACCACCTGGTGCTGATCGACGTGCACCCGTTCGGGCTGACCGGCCGGCAGGCCGAGCAGGCCCTGCTGGACAGCGGCATCGTCACCAACCGCAACGCGATCCCGTCCGACCCGAACGGCGCCTGGTACACCTCCGGCATCCGGGTCGGTACCCCGGCGCTGACCAGCCGCGGCCTCGGCGTGGCCGAGATGGACCAGATCGCCGAGCTGATCCACACCGTGCTGGCCGGCACCACCCCGGACCCGTCCTCGAAAGCCAAGTTCACCCTGGACCCGGCGCTCTCCGAGGGCGTCTCGAAGCAGGCCTCCGACCTGCTCGCTCCGTTCCCGCTCTACCCGTCGGTCAGCCTCGGCTGA